One window of Quercus robur chromosome 5, dhQueRobu3.1, whole genome shotgun sequence genomic DNA carries:
- the LOC126727866 gene encoding uncharacterized protein LOC126727866, translating to MASCNTPFGAELLSDTTKVSQLSGDRFVDGRRIETLENKGLIKQKGSIRTIEGEDGDTIDCVDIYQQPAFDHPFLKTHIIQMKPNSIPSGPRENSYQAELSQNWHKNAQCPEGSVPIRRTQEDEWVPHRRTQLNHSFYDSSGHEVTSRDNKTRFFTYWTSDGYQNEGCFNLECPGFVQVNQNFVLGSSLEPVSNATLSFDVGITIYKENGNWWLQVQDQVPGYWPGSIFKYLTSNATKINWGGEIYNSEPNGNHIRTQMDSDHFGSKGRSGKASFFRNIGYTDNSGKFRDVEAQSLNTVATRPSCCNSLAAQQALPSVSNRNMNGSNTPTLNGEEGDTIDCVDIYQQPAFDHPFLKNHIIQMKPNSIPSSPKENTYPAELFQNWHKNGQCPEGTVPIRRTQEDEDTRGVKWIPRRTQLNHSFYDISNHEHAIVSFGVGEIYGAHASLNVWNPFVDDGEFSLAQIWVLAGPDEELNTIEAGWKVTSPENKTKLFTFWTSDGYQSTGCFNLECPGFVQVNKNFSLDSPIEPVSRYSAQQFDIGITIYKENGKWWFQVQDQVLGYWPGTIFNYLVSSASRIEWGGEVYNAELGDHHTRTQMGSGHFGNEGYGKASYFRNIGYMDNSGKFIDVEAQSLKKYATRPSCYNVEVANNTNGGFGTHFYFGGPGYSTQCAN from the exons ATGGCAAGTTGTAACACACCATTCGGAGCAGAATTACTAAGTGATACTACCAAAGTCTCCCAACTATCAG GTGATAGATTTGTTGATGGAAGAAGGATTGAGACTTTGGAAAATAAAGGTTTGATTAAGCAAAAAGGAAGCATCAGAACAATTGAG GGCGAGGATGGTGATACAATTGATTGTGTTGATATTTATCAACAACCTGCTTTTGACCATCCATTTTTGAAAACTCATATTATACAG ATGAAACCCAACTCAATCCCAAGTGGTCCAAGGGAGAATTCATATCAAGCTGAGCTATCTCAAAATTGGCATAAAAATGCACAATGTCCAGAAGGAAGTGTCCCCATAAGACGAACACAAGAAGATGAATGGGTACCACATAGAAGAACACAACTTAATCATAGCTTTTATGATTCCAGTGGTCATGAG GTTACTTCACGTGACAACAAAACAAGATTTTTCACATATTGGACT AGCGATGGCTACCAAAATGAAGGATGCTTCAATCTTGAATGTCCTGGTTTCGTGCAAGTAAACCAAAATTTTGTCCTTGGTTCTTCCTTAGAACCTGTTTCCAACGCTACCCTTTCATTTGATGTAGGGATAACCATATACAAG GAGAATGGAAATTGGTGGCTCCAAGTGCAAGATCAGGTACCTGGGTATTGGCCTGGCTCCATCTTCAAATATTTAACGAGTAATGCTACCAAAATTAATTGGGGTGGAGAGATTTACAACTCGGAACCGAATGGTAATCACATAAGGACTCAAATGGATAGTGACCATTTCGGCAGTAAAGGGCGTAGTGGAAAAGCAAGTTTTTTTCGAAATATTGGATATACCGATAACAGTGGCAAGTTCAGAGATGTGGAGGCTCAAAGTCTGAATACAGTTGCAACAAGACCATCTTGCTGTAAT AGTCTTGCTGCTCAACAGGCCCTTCCTAGTGTTTCCAATAGAAACATGAATGGCTCAAATACTCCCACCCTCAAT GGTGAGGAGGGTGATACAATTGATTGCGTTGATATTTACCAACAACCTGCTTTTGATCATCCATTTctcaaaaatcatattatacaG ATGAAGCCCAACTCAATCCCAAGCAGTCCAAAAGAGAATACATATCCAGCTGAGCTATTCCAAAATTGGCATAAAAATGGACAATGCCCAGAAGGAACAGTCCCCATAAGACGAACACAAGAAGATGAAGACACTCGTGGTGTCAAATGGATACCACGTAGAACACAACTTAATCATAGCTTTTATGATATCAGTAATCATGAG CATGCCATTGTTAGTTTCGGGGTTGGCGAAATCTATGGCGCACATGCATCATTAAATGTATGGAACCCTTTCGTTGATGATGGAGaatttagtcttgctcaaataTGGGTTTTGGCAGGTCCTGATGAAGAATTAAACACAATCGAAGCTGGATGGAAG gTTACTTCACCAGAAAACAAGACAAAGTTGTTCACATTTTGGACT AGTGATGGTTACCAAAGTACGGGATGTTTCAATCTAGAATGTCCTGGTTTCGTGCAAGTAAACAAGAATTTTTCCCTTGATTCTCCCATAGAACCTGTTTCCAGGTACTCTGCACAGCAATTCGATATAGGGATAACCATATACAAG GAGAATGGAAAATGGTGGTTCCAAGTGCAAGATCAGGTGCTTGGATATTGGCCCGGCACCATCTTCAACTATTTAGTGAGTAGTGCTAGCAGAATTGAATGGGGTGGGGAGGTTTACAATGCGGAACTGGGTGATCATCATACAAGGACTCAAATGGGGAGTGGCCATTTTGGGAATGAAGGCTATGGAAAAGCAAGTTATTTTCGAAATATTGGATACATGGATAACAGTGGCAAGTTCATAGACGTGGAGGCTCAAAGTCTGAAAAAATATGCGACAAGACCATCTTGCTATAATGTAGAAGTTGCAAATAATACTAATGGAGGCTTTGGAACCCATTTCTATTTCGGGGGTCCTGGCTATTCAACACAATGTGCAAATTAg